One Nitrosopumilus sp. genomic region harbors:
- a CDS encoding M20/M25/M40 family metallo-hydrolase — MKVALIYNETQIDPNDVINVFGMTTKEHYSSKAVERVARALEKGGHTVKVIEGDIHLADELKEFMPKVVAGETPGMVFNMAYGIQGQNRYTHVPAMMEMLGIPYIGSGPAGHAIVQDKVMTKIILQKNNIPTPGFWVFRTPEDIHDDLVFPVIVKPKLESTSMGMEVVDNWDDLRKAVKVQIEKFQQDILVEQFISGREFAVGVLGNNPNIDILPIVEINLDTPDQIQTISDKKKAGGVDKTCPAKLSKEKTEEMRQMCIKAFASLGLNDYSRVDFRMDKDENLYILELNSMASLGKGGSLFYAAKTAGYTYESLINKILDIAVIRYFGTSIHHHENEVDLTQPLRVVARTYLRGHLHTLKETLRDFVNLNTHVYNLENVNQLGAIISKRLKHLGFTEHIHRQPDVGNFHYFKNHPESENDILIVSHLDTHYGPDDLVSYYEDDDRIVGSGIAESKGGLAVMLGALHALRYAKKLKKVRCAILLTTDDSLGGRYSKRFVKEYSKKSHYIVGLKSASIDGGIITTCYGRSDYNIRFTTASEQLTSDIHGIIPVLAKKLSVIEKLSKDEKDYRLRTTSVVAQGSHGQTPNYASLSLTCSYKTEKLGTLLDTKINTIMKKKETGIKLDVSINKIQTRPPVIEEESDTKFYELVEDLAKKHEIKIKKHSQIISSDISNVPSKLPALDGFGPIGHKYRSPKEYIVHDSVVERSALLASVIYKCAEK; from the coding sequence TTGAAAGTAGCTCTAATCTACAATGAAACACAAATTGATCCAAATGATGTAATCAATGTCTTTGGAATGACTACCAAAGAACATTATAGCTCAAAAGCAGTTGAAAGAGTTGCAAGAGCTTTAGAAAAAGGAGGTCACACTGTAAAAGTTATTGAAGGAGACATCCATCTTGCTGATGAATTAAAAGAATTCATGCCAAAAGTAGTTGCAGGTGAAACACCTGGAATGGTTTTCAATATGGCGTATGGTATTCAGGGACAAAATAGGTACACACATGTACCTGCAATGATGGAGATGCTTGGAATTCCATACATAGGTTCTGGACCAGCTGGTCACGCAATTGTTCAAGATAAAGTAATGACAAAAATAATTTTACAGAAAAATAATATTCCAACTCCTGGCTTTTGGGTATTTCGAACACCTGAAGACATTCATGATGATTTAGTTTTTCCTGTGATTGTAAAACCAAAACTGGAATCTACTTCTATGGGGATGGAAGTTGTAGATAATTGGGATGATCTTAGGAAAGCAGTTAAAGTCCAGATTGAAAAATTCCAACAAGATATACTTGTAGAACAGTTCATTTCAGGAAGGGAATTTGCAGTAGGAGTATTAGGTAATAATCCTAACATAGACATTCTTCCAATTGTTGAAATTAATCTTGATACTCCAGATCAAATTCAAACGATTTCGGATAAAAAGAAAGCGGGCGGTGTTGACAAAACATGTCCTGCTAAATTATCTAAAGAAAAAACTGAGGAGATGAGACAAATGTGTATAAAGGCATTTGCGTCTTTGGGGCTAAATGATTACAGTAGAGTGGATTTTAGAATGGATAAAGATGAAAATCTCTACATTCTTGAATTGAACTCTATGGCAAGTTTAGGTAAAGGCGGTTCATTATTTTATGCTGCTAAAACTGCTGGTTATACCTATGAATCACTTATCAATAAAATATTAGACATTGCAGTGATTAGATACTTTGGAACTTCTATTCATCATCATGAAAATGAAGTTGATCTCACCCAACCATTACGCGTAGTAGCTAGAACATATCTGCGTGGACATCTACATACTCTAAAAGAAACATTAAGAGATTTTGTAAATCTCAACACACATGTATACAATTTAGAAAATGTAAATCAATTAGGAGCAATTATTTCTAAGAGATTAAAACATCTTGGATTCACTGAGCATATTCATCGACAGCCAGATGTAGGAAATTTCCATTATTTTAAAAATCATCCAGAATCAGAAAATGACATTTTGATTGTCTCTCATCTTGATACACATTATGGTCCCGATGATTTAGTCAGTTATTATGAAGATGATGATAGAATTGTTGGTTCAGGTATAGCTGAAAGTAAAGGTGGACTTGCTGTAATGTTGGGTGCACTTCACGCCTTACGCTATGCAAAAAAACTCAAAAAAGTCAGATGTGCAATATTGCTTACCACTGATGATAGTTTAGGGGGAAGATACAGTAAGAGATTTGTTAAAGAATACTCTAAAAAATCACATTACATAGTAGGATTAAAATCTGCTAGTATTGATGGTGGAATAATTACAACTTGTTATGGTAGAAGTGATTACAACATTAGATTCACCACAGCTTCTGAACAATTAACTTCAGATATTCATGGAATTATACCAGTTCTAGCAAAAAAATTATCTGTAATTGAAAAACTTTCTAAGGATGAAAAAGATTATCGATTAAGAACTACCTCTGTTGTTGCTCAAGGATCTCATGGTCAAACACCCAACTATGCATCACTATCATTAACTTGTAGTTACAAAACTGAAAAATTGGGTACATTACTTGATACTAAAATTAACACTATTATGAAAAAAAAAGAAACTGGTATCAAACTAGACGTATCAATCAATAAGATACAAACAAGACCCCCAGTAATAGAAGAAGAATCTGATACGAAATTCTATGAATTAGTTGAGGATCTTGCTAAAAAACATGAAATAAAAATCAAAAAACACTCTCAAATAATATCATCTGATATCAGTAATGTTCCATCGAAACTTCCAGCTCTTGATGGGTTTGGACCAATTGGCCACAAATATCGTTCCCCTAAAGAATACATTGTTCATGATAGTGTGGTAGAAAGATCAGCATTACTAGCCTCTGTAATTTACAAATGTGCTGAAAAATAA
- a CDS encoding superoxide dismutase — MSEFQLPELSYEYDALEPHIDAQTMEIHHSKHHQAYTNGLNDVWDEMSEDNQNKGLLILLSDLDQIKPEIRDRFNFHGGGYNNHELFWSSMKPNGGGEPVGVLKDEINKVFGSFDDFKKKFSADTAVIQGSGWGWLVYEPKSKKIQFRTTANQDSPIVDGVVPLLGLDVWEHAYYLKYENKRPDYISAWWNVVNWEEVENRFSRAATTAKALFSRHFE, encoded by the coding sequence ATGTCAGAATTTCAATTACCCGAATTATCTTATGAATATGATGCATTAGAACCACATATTGATGCACAGACAATGGAGATTCATCATTCAAAACATCACCAAGCTTATACAAATGGGTTAAATGATGTATGGGATGAAATGTCAGAAGATAATCAAAATAAAGGATTGCTAATTTTATTATCAGATCTTGATCAAATAAAACCTGAAATCAGAGATCGTTTTAATTTTCATGGAGGAGGTTATAACAATCATGAATTATTTTGGTCAAGTATGAAACCAAATGGGGGTGGAGAACCAGTGGGGGTCCTAAAAGATGAGATTAACAAAGTTTTTGGGAGTTTTGATGATTTCAAGAAAAAGTTCTCAGCAGATACTGCAGTAATTCAAGGAAGTGGTTGGGGATGGCTTGTCTACGAACCAAAATCTAAAAAAATTCAATTCAGGACAACTGCAAATCAAGATAGTCCAATTGTGGACGGTGTAGTACCACTGTTAGGATTAGATGTATGGGAGCATGCATACTATCTAAAATATGAAAATAAAAGACCAGATTACATTTCTGCGTGGTGGAATGTAGTAAATTGGGAAGAGGTTGAAAATAGATTTTCCAGAGCAGCAACTACTGCTAAAGCATTATTTTCTAGACATTTTGAATAA
- a CDS encoding pyridoxamine 5'-phosphate oxidase family protein: MVKIPDSIKKFIDEQGIFVVGTVGGTKFPNVSPRIFFRVDEDAIYWIDFFKHKSYKNIQVNPWITVSVFNKDNLEGYQFRGVVSYITDEPTKSEIKESILKEILAKNSSPKVKSLSEKEYQLVQFEPKVCYSLNPEKYSDMSIGSDIDAKYLFKN; encoded by the coding sequence ATGGTAAAAATTCCAGATAGCATTAAAAAATTTATTGATGAACAAGGAATTTTTGTTGTAGGGACAGTTGGTGGGACCAAATTTCCAAATGTCTCACCTAGGATATTCTTCAGAGTTGATGAGGATGCAATTTATTGGATTGATTTTTTCAAGCATAAATCCTACAAGAATATTCAGGTAAATCCTTGGATTACAGTTTCAGTTTTTAATAAGGATAATTTAGAGGGATATCAGTTTAGAGGAGTTGTAAGTTATATTACTGATGAGCCTACAAAATCTGAAATTAAAGAGTCTATCTTAAAAGAAATATTGGCAAAAAATTCGTCTCCTAAAGTAAAATCTCTATCTGAAAAAGAATATCAATTAGTGCAATTTGAGCCCAAAGTATGTTATTCTTTAAATCCCGAAAAATATTCTGATATGTCTATTGGCTCAGACATTGATGCTAAATATCTGTTTAAAAATTGA
- a CDS encoding universal stress protein, with product MSKNFEEILVPFNGTDGSQKAFKKAVAIAGLEKSKITILTCIEERATFGLFKTKTNKQEFEKEKSQIKSEHDKLQEYAKKSDVSVNSEIIISDRPALTILEYADKHNVDIIILGKRKLTKFEKIHFPSTIEDIVKNFHGAVLILN from the coding sequence ATGAGTAAAAATTTTGAGGAAATTTTGGTTCCATTTAATGGAACTGATGGTAGTCAAAAGGCATTCAAGAAAGCAGTTGCAATAGCTGGATTAGAAAAATCTAAGATCACAATTTTAACATGTATTGAAGAAAGAGCAACATTTGGGTTATTCAAAACTAAAACCAACAAACAAGAGTTTGAAAAAGAAAAAAGTCAAATAAAATCAGAACACGATAAATTACAAGAGTATGCAAAGAAATCAGATGTATCAGTAAATTCTGAAATTATAATTAGTGACAGACCAGCATTAACAATTCTTGAATATGCAGACAAACATAATGTTGATATTATCATTTTAGGGAAAAGAAAGCTTACTAAATTTGAAAAAATTCATTTTCCTAGTACGATCGAAGATATTGTTAAAAATTTCCACGGTGCAGTTTTAATTTTGAATTAA
- a CDS encoding universal stress protein, with product MIIQEIMYNNILVPHAGTPAGDQALKHAVHAAKGTKAKIILLHVVEEMQHPPTFALSSSEREKLLKNIKDANEDIRKGMIPEFEKREKICQKNNIESVSHVVTGSAYDEILKAIKKYKVDLVVMAKRRKLKGIKGLLSLGSVSRKVVENTTCPILMIDIEKK from the coding sequence ATGATCATTCAAGAAATTATGTATAATAATATTTTAGTACCTCATGCAGGAACACCTGCTGGAGATCAAGCGTTAAAACATGCAGTTCATGCAGCAAAAGGCACCAAAGCCAAAATCATTTTACTTCATGTAGTAGAAGAAATGCAGCATCCACCAACTTTCGCATTATCATCATCTGAACGTGAAAAACTATTGAAAAACATCAAAGATGCAAATGAAGATATTAGAAAAGGAATGATTCCTGAATTTGAAAAAAGAGAGAAGATATGTCAAAAAAATAATATCGAGTCAGTCTCTCATGTAGTAACTGGATCTGCTTATGACGAAATTCTCAAAGCGATAAAAAAGTACAAGGTAGATTTAGTAGTAATGGCAAAACGTAGAAAACTCAAAGGAATCAAAGGTCTGCTTAGTCTTGGTAGTGTATCAAGAAAAGTCGTGGAGAATACAACATGTCCAATTTTAATGATTGATATTGAAAAGAAATGA
- a CDS encoding nitroreductase family protein → MNKFSKIEPSYFSKDGCRLVWIGIDEDDTDTVILNKEELERLVEILKNNHVGNVELEDNVSEILINSDVVQFRLKDRDQLEAPSNDFRDKVLEYAKIPHDTLSVQTSSKEFYASGWSTDQTSKSPEKSNKPKMSLLQAILSGNPKKIDHEISPSDLFRIFATRRSTRKFAKTKVEDWKIEKILAAADTAPTAGNFQGLEVFYVKSKKAKEALVEAANRQPFVNAPLVLVFCMNPSRVKMNFPSEMLAKFSLQDATVAATYSQLAAHALELSSIWIGMIDEKKVQAILGTELRPSSILCIGYPDMRKPPKSRRKLKDLIHVLED, encoded by the coding sequence ATGAATAAATTTTCAAAGATAGAGCCATCATATTTTTCAAAAGATGGCTGTAGGCTGGTCTGGATAGGTATTGATGAAGATGATACAGATACGGTTATCTTAAACAAAGAAGAGTTAGAACGATTAGTAGAGATCCTAAAAAATAATCATGTTGGAAATGTGGAGCTTGAAGATAATGTTAGTGAAATATTGATAAATTCAGATGTTGTGCAGTTTAGATTAAAAGACAGAGATCAACTTGAAGCACCATCTAATGATTTTAGAGATAAGGTTTTAGAGTATGCAAAAATTCCTCATGATACATTATCGGTTCAAACTTCCTCAAAAGAATTCTATGCATCGGGATGGTCAACCGATCAAACTAGTAAATCTCCAGAAAAATCAAATAAACCCAAGATGAGTCTTTTACAAGCTATTCTTTCAGGAAATCCAAAAAAAATTGATCATGAAATTTCACCTTCTGATTTATTTCGAATTTTTGCAACAAGACGTTCAACAAGAAAATTTGCTAAAACTAAAGTTGAAGATTGGAAGATTGAAAAGATCCTAGCAGCAGCAGACACTGCTCCTACTGCAGGAAATTTTCAGGGATTGGAAGTGTTTTATGTTAAAAGCAAAAAAGCCAAAGAAGCGCTAGTTGAAGCTGCAAATAGACAACCATTTGTTAATGCTCCTCTAGTACTTGTGTTTTGTATGAATCCAAGTAGAGTAAAAATGAATTTTCCATCTGAAATGCTAGCAAAATTTTCGTTACAGGATGCTACAGTAGCGGCAACTTATTCTCAATTGGCAGCTCATGCTTTAGAGTTAAGCTCAATTTGGATTGGAATGATTGATGAGAAAAAAGTTCAAGCAATTCTTGGAACTGAATTAAGACCATCTTCGATTCTCTGTATTGGATATCCAGATATGCGAAAGCCACCAAAGTCTAGGCGTAAGTTAAAAGATCTTATTCATGTGCTTGAGGATTGA
- a CDS encoding class I SAM-dependent methyltransferase — protein MKIEEYLETLPENLLSGEDVQLPEKAFREIFKFVELGKNDVFYHLGCGDGKGIEIAINEFNVKKAVGIDNNLEKIKQANEILMQKNSKGQLECKNIEDCKFSDATVILFWFTDENIINQMMKKFEKLKPGTKIITIWGPLPGCLPEKVNFPYIINKIPLKKAQSMQEQLLAVFGVKCVDFVTAWEFAERYTKSIGSSEIKNDRFLTIIQTLIIWINAKKLGVSCTDEIPESIQTYINIMKMHFDIDFEYLLKE, from the coding sequence TTGAAAATTGAAGAATATTTAGAAACACTTCCTGAAAATTTATTGAGTGGTGAAGACGTACAGCTTCCAGAAAAAGCATTTAGAGAGATTTTCAAATTTGTAGAATTAGGAAAAAATGATGTTTTTTATCATCTAGGATGTGGAGATGGTAAAGGAATAGAAATTGCAATAAATGAATTTAATGTAAAAAAAGCAGTTGGAATTGACAATAATCTTGAAAAAATAAAACAGGCAAATGAAATTTTGATGCAAAAAAACTCAAAAGGTCAGCTGGAATGCAAAAATATCGAAGATTGTAAATTTTCAGATGCAACAGTAATTTTGTTTTGGTTTACAGATGAAAATATCATCAATCAAATGATGAAGAAATTTGAAAAATTAAAACCAGGGACTAAAATTATTACTATTTGGGGACCATTACCAGGTTGTCTTCCAGAAAAAGTAAATTTTCCTTACATTATTAATAAAATACCATTAAAAAAAGCTCAAAGTATGCAAGAACAATTACTTGCAGTATTTGGTGTCAAATGTGTAGATTTTGTTACAGCATGGGAATTTGCGGAAAGATATACAAAATCAATTGGTTCCTCAGAAATCAAAAATGATCGATTTTTGACAATAATTCAAACACTAATTATTTGGATTAATGCAAAAAAATTAGGAGTATCATGTACTGATGAAATTCCTGAATCCATTCAAACTTATATCAACATAATGAAAATGCATTTTGATATTGATTTTGAATATTTGCTTAAGGAGTAA
- a CDS encoding UPF0147 family protein, with protein sequence MADKNQNKESMKEAIETLNQIVSSNSTPKTIKKSITDLIADLNNEEYSLSVRAANTISLLDDVTQDPNMPSYVRTQLWQAVSKLESIRE encoded by the coding sequence ATGGCAGACAAAAATCAAAATAAAGAATCAATGAAGGAAGCAATAGAGACATTAAATCAAATTGTATCTAGTAATTCTACCCCAAAAACAATAAAAAAATCAATTACAGATTTAATTGCAGATTTGAACAATGAAGAGTATTCTTTATCAGTCAGAGCAGCAAACACAATTAGCCTATTAGATGATGTTACACAAGACCCAAACATGCCATCATATGTTAGAACACAACTATGGCAAGCAGTTTCAAAACTAGAAAGCATAAGAGAATAA
- a CDS encoding non-heme iron oxygenase ferredoxin subunit, with protein MGKIIAGKTSDILPGSMIKVSIDGRDILVANIDGEYYATDDTCTHAGASLSEGKLEGNTVTCGWHGAQFDCKKGNLVKFPAKIRDLTSYNVTIESDSVFVEV; from the coding sequence ATGGGAAAAATTATCGCTGGAAAAACATCTGACATTCTACCAGGAAGTATGATCAAAGTGTCAATTGATGGAAGAGATATCCTTGTAGCTAACATTGATGGTGAATATTATGCAACTGATGATACTTGTACTCATGCAGGTGCTAGTTTATCTGAAGGAAAATTAGAAGGAAATACGGTTACGTGTGGTTGGCATGGAGCTCAATTTGATTGTAAGAAAGGTAATTTAGTAAAATTTCCAGCAAAAATTAGAGATTTAACGTCATACAACGTAACAATTGAATCAGATAGTGTTTTTGTAGAGGTGTAA
- a CDS encoding GNAT family N-acetyltransferase, with protein sequence MSEKIIRKGTISDKNSVLEFCKNTFSWGDYIDQVWNYWLKEGNLFIFEKKSISGICHAFYSDTQVWIEGIRVEPNSRRQKIASQLVQHVERIGKQKNILFSYMLIETKNNPSLLMAKSLSYKIFECWNFYTLMPKKNMSDKIQFAKNLSLNFSHYVKSWRWFPMNDSLLHSFLKQNKIIKSDEPENFSFAILSESEHFTKTLIITLFSNSQKSTIEIFKFLQNYAIENDYQRIQILSKEDLPVFDKLEKKISFYLMKKTLL encoded by the coding sequence ATGTCTGAAAAAATAATTCGTAAAGGAACTATTTCAGATAAAAATTCTGTTTTGGAGTTTTGTAAAAACACTTTTTCATGGGGTGACTATATAGATCAAGTCTGGAATTATTGGTTAAAAGAAGGTAATCTGTTCATATTTGAGAAAAAGAGTATATCTGGCATTTGTCATGCATTTTATTCAGATACTCAAGTTTGGATTGAGGGCATTAGAGTAGAACCTAATTCTCGTAGACAAAAAATTGCATCACAATTAGTTCAGCATGTAGAACGTATTGGAAAACAAAAAAATATTTTATTCTCATACATGTTAATTGAAACTAAAAATAACCCCTCCTTGCTTATGGCAAAATCATTGAGTTACAAAATTTTTGAATGCTGGAATTTTTACACTTTGATGCCTAAAAAAAATATGTCTGATAAAATTCAATTTGCAAAAAACCTCTCATTGAATTTTTCACATTATGTAAAATCATGGAGATGGTTTCCAATGAATGATTCATTATTGCATTCTTTTCTAAAACAAAATAAAATTATCAAATCTGATGAGCCTGAAAATTTTTCTTTTGCTATTTTATCTGAATCTGAACATTTTACTAAAACATTGATTATCACCTTGTTTTCAAATTCTCAAAAATCTACTATTGAAATTTTCAAATTTTTACAAAATTATGCTATTGAGAATGACTATCAAAGAATTCAAATTTTATCTAAAGAAGATTTACCTGTTTTTGACAAATTAGAAAAGAAAATTTCATTTTATTTAATGAAGAAAACTCTTCTTTAA
- a CDS encoding fumarylacetoacetate hydrolase family protein: protein MKIARLANGNNETYGFIKGDRVATKDEITYLTGVPIPQNLKDFLFDGWFDEIKNKIMDLPYESNLSDFKLLSPIPNPNKIICLAFNYIDHAEEQGLKAPEDPALVIKPRTALNSTESEIICPNFVTQLDYEVELAMIIGKNCKNISEKEATDAIFGYMVFNDVSARDIQMKDKQFTRGKSFDTFAPCGPWITTVDEIKNAQDLKLTTKVNGVLRQNSTTRNMFIKIPEIISKISKVMTLEKGDIISTGTPAGVMLNKPDAVFLKDGDKIEMEIEGLGILKNTIKFVNVD from the coding sequence ATGAAGATAGCACGGTTAGCAAATGGAAATAATGAAACCTATGGTTTTATCAAAGGAGATAGGGTTGCAACTAAAGATGAAATTACTTATCTTACAGGAGTTCCAATTCCTCAAAATCTAAAGGATTTTCTATTTGATGGCTGGTTTGATGAGATTAAAAATAAAATTATGGATTTACCGTATGAATCAAATTTGTCAGATTTTAAATTACTATCTCCTATTCCAAATCCAAATAAAATAATTTGTTTGGCATTTAATTACATAGACCACGCCGAAGAACAGGGATTAAAGGCACCTGAGGATCCTGCTCTAGTAATCAAACCAAGAACTGCATTAAACAGTACTGAATCAGAGATAATATGCCCAAATTTTGTCACTCAACTAGATTATGAAGTAGAACTTGCAATGATAATTGGTAAAAATTGTAAAAATATTAGCGAGAAAGAAGCAACAGATGCAATTTTTGGATATATGGTCTTCAATGATGTTTCAGCCAGAGATATTCAGATGAAAGACAAACAATTTACCAGAGGCAAGAGCTTTGATACATTTGCACCATGTGGACCTTGGATAACTACTGTAGATGAAATTAAGAATGCCCAGGATCTAAAGCTAACAACTAAAGTGAATGGAGTGTTACGACAGAATTCAACAACAAGAAATATGTTTATAAAAATTCCTGAAATCATTTCAAAAATTTCTAAAGTTATGACATTAGAAAAAGGAGACATAATATCTACAGGAACACCTGCGGGTGTCATGTTAAACAAACCAGATGCAGTCTTTTTAAAAGATGGAGACAAAATTGAAATGGAGATAGAAGGATTAGGGATTTTAAAAAATACAATCAAATTTGTAAATGTAGATTAA
- the gltX gene encoding glutamate--tRNA ligase translates to MDEELKNEIKKMSLQNAFEHDGQTNAKIILGKILGVKAELRTKVKEISGEISEIVSYVNSLTLEEQKKEIEENFPEILIPKEKIEEREGLPELDNAEHGKVITRFPPEPNGYPHIGHAKAAIINSEYARMYGGKFILRMDDTNPEAERMEYHAAIKVGLEWLGIKFDIVKNTSDDMEIFYEKGMELINSGKAYICTCKRDEISKNRRERKACKCSMDGIDKNNKNWEKMNTKFKPGEAIVRFRGDMKADNAVMRDPVLFRIIEEKHYTLGEKYRIWPSYDMAVAIEDSIDGVTHAFRSKEFELRKELIDAILDALKMRKPQQGFFSRLEFKGMPISKRIIKPLIEEGKVSWYDDPRLPTLEALRRRGIKPEAIRKFIMSLGLTKANTLAPFDALESFNRKYVDTSSIRLFMVKNAKKLFVKNLTLTFVEIPNHPIKDMGKRKIDVDENFLISGDDAQTLKEGMQVRLLGLGNVLIKKIGSELEGEFVSDGDITNIPKIQWVPQKTAHEIKMIIPKVLFIGDDFNEDSLEELDVYTEPHYLQLKEGEEIQFVRYGYCRKDSQNQAIFTHK, encoded by the coding sequence ATGGATGAAGAATTAAAGAACGAGATAAAAAAAATGTCTCTTCAAAATGCATTTGAACATGATGGTCAAACTAATGCAAAAATAATTTTAGGAAAAATTCTTGGAGTAAAAGCAGAATTAAGAACTAAAGTAAAAGAAATATCTGGAGAGATTTCTGAAATAGTTTCATATGTAAATAGTTTAACTTTGGAAGAACAAAAAAAAGAGATTGAGGAAAATTTTCCAGAAATATTAATTCCTAAAGAAAAAATTGAGGAAAGAGAGGGACTTCCTGAATTAGATAATGCAGAACATGGGAAAGTCATTACAAGATTTCCTCCAGAACCAAATGGTTATCCACATATAGGTCATGCAAAAGCTGCAATAATTAATTCAGAATATGCAAGAATGTATGGTGGAAAATTTATTCTAAGAATGGATGATACTAATCCAGAAGCGGAAAGAATGGAATATCATGCAGCAATTAAAGTAGGGTTAGAGTGGTTGGGAATTAAATTCGATATTGTAAAAAACACATCAGATGATATGGAAATTTTTTATGAAAAAGGAATGGAGTTAATTAATTCTGGAAAAGCTTACATTTGTACTTGTAAACGAGATGAGATTAGCAAGAATAGAAGAGAAAGAAAAGCATGCAAATGTAGTATGGATGGTATCGATAAAAACAACAAAAATTGGGAAAAAATGAATACTAAATTCAAGCCAGGAGAGGCAATTGTGAGATTTCGGGGAGATATGAAAGCAGACAATGCCGTAATGCGAGACCCAGTATTGTTTAGGATTATAGAGGAAAAACACTACACGTTAGGAGAGAAATATAGAATCTGGCCAAGCTATGACATGGCTGTTGCAATAGAAGACAGCATTGATGGAGTTACTCATGCTTTTCGCTCTAAAGAATTTGAATTAAGAAAAGAATTGATTGATGCAATTTTAGATGCTCTAAAAATGAGAAAGCCCCAACAAGGATTTTTCTCAAGACTAGAATTCAAAGGAATGCCAATTTCAAAGCGAATTATAAAACCATTAATTGAAGAAGGAAAAGTTTCATGGTACGATGATCCTCGTCTTCCAACCCTTGAGGCACTTAGAAGAAGGGGAATTAAACCTGAAGCAATTAGAAAATTTATTATGTCATTAGGATTAACAAAAGCAAACACACTAGCACCATTTGATGCACTAGAATCATTTAACAGAAAATATGTTGATACATCAAGTATCAGATTATTTATGGTTAAAAATGCAAAAAAATTATTTGTAAAAAATTTAACTTTAACATTTGTTGAAATTCCAAATCATCCAATAAAGGATATGGGAAAAAGAAAAATAGATGTTGATGAAAATTTTTTAATTTCAGGAGATGATGCACAAACACTCAAGGAAGGAATGCAAGTTAGGCTTTTAGGATTAGGAAATGTTCTAATTAAAAAAATAGGTTCAGAATTAGAAGGAGAATTTGTATCGGATGGAGACATTACAAATATACCAAAGATTCAGTGGGTTCCGCAAAAAACAGCTCATGAAATTAAAATGATTATTCCAAAGGTATTATTCATTGGAGATGACTTTAATGAAGATAGTTTAGAGGAATTAGACGTTTATACAGAACCACATTATCTTCAATTAAAGGAAGGAGAAGAAATACAATTTGTTAGATATGGATATTGTAGAAAAGATTCCCAAAATCAAGCAATTTTTACTCACAAGTGA